The Bubalus kerabau isolate K-KA32 ecotype Philippines breed swamp buffalo chromosome X, PCC_UOA_SB_1v2, whole genome shotgun sequence genome has a segment encoding these proteins:
- the LOC129639639 gene encoding chromatin accessibility complex protein 1-like → MEINIQQLVSLPLSHIQVIMTSSPEVTSINQEALVLTTKAMELFGSPFVQYVTSYSFRHGSGKEKEALTSSDLSDTAEESEAFQFIADILPKKILASKYLKMLKEKREEEEEEENDNNDESEVDEAEFYPQKSSLVRTLLD, encoded by the exons atggaaataaatatccaGCAGTTGGTGTCGCTGCCCCTGTCCCACATCCAGGTCATCATGACGAGCTCCCCCGAGGTGACCAGCATCAACCAGGAGGCGCTGGTGCTCACCACCAAGGCCATGGAActcttt ggaagcccctttgttcAATATGTCACCAGCTATTCCTTCAGACATggcagtggaaaagaaaaggaggcACTGACCTCCAGTGACTTATCAGATACTGCAGAGGAGTCAGAAGCTTTTCAGTTCATTGCAGATATATTACCAAAGAAGATTTTAGCTAGTAAATATCTGAAAATGCttaaagaaaagagggaagaagaagaggaggaggagaatgacAACAATGATGAGAGTGAGGTCGATGAAGCAGAATTCTATCCCCAAAAAAGCAGCCTGGTGAGGACCCTCCTGGATTAG